The following nucleotide sequence is from Ignavibacteria bacterium.
GTAGAGATAATTAAATACAACAACATAAGAGGAGAATAGAAAAAGTACTGAGCTTAGAATAAAAAAGTTAAGCTCGTCAGCTAAAAAATTTGAAACTAAATAAAGCGCAATGAAAACTATTACTAAGCTTCTCGTTTTCTTTAGTCTTTTATATTGTTTCTCATTCATTTTTCGACCTCTTTTTTCCCACATTACTACAAAGGTTGTACCATGAGAATTCAGCTGAGAATAAATTCTTATAACTGCTTGTAGTACAATAGCTTAGTGTAAAAATTTAGTAGACGAAAAGTGAACTTATAATGACTATTTGTGGCTAATATTAGCCATGAGTGGAATATTATTTTTATTGGAAGATTCTTATGATGTTTACTTAGTATCGAGATTTTTTCTTACAACTTTAGCTAATTTTTCTACTGTGTAAGGTTTTTGAATAAAATCATCTATTTTTGACTCCTCAATATTACTGGAATCTTTTTCGATCATGTAACCGCTCGTGAGGATAATTTTTGTGTGAGGTGAGATTTTTTTCACATGTTCTAACACCTCAAGTCCTGAAACTTTTGGAAGAGTTAAATCGAGAATGATCAGATTAATTTCGTTGATGTTCGCATTAAAAATGTTCAGTGCAGCATCGCCGTCCTCTGCCGTGAAAATCCTATAACCCAAATCCGATAAATATTCACTTGAGAAATCACGAATACTTTTTTCATCATCGACTATCAGCAATCCTTCATTTCCGCCGCGGGCAAATGAATCTTCCAACAATTCTTCCTCCTCAATTCGATGCGTGACCGGCAGATATACGTTAAATGTTGTCCCCTCATTCTCTTTTGTTGCGAATTCAATCCTTCCAAAATAACTATCAACTATATTTTTTACTACAGAAAGTCCGAGTCCAGTTCCTTTGGAGCCCGACTTTGATGTAAAGAATGGATCAAATATTTTTTCTTGCTGATTAATTTTTATACCGAAACCTGTATCGGTTACTGAAAACTTTATGTTTTTTTCCCTGGATGATTCTGTTTTTGTAGTTAGAGTTAGTTTTCCTCCGTTCGGCATTGCATCTGAAGCATTAAGGCACAGATTAAGAACTATTTGAATCGCATGTCCCGGATCAATGAATACTTTTGGTAAATTATGCTCGAGCTGAAAAACAATTTCAATTTTAGGATTTAACACTTTCTGCAAAATAGAAACTGCCTCTTTAATCCTGCGATTGAAATCAAGTACTTTTTCTTTAGAAGCAACTCGTTTGCTGAATGCAAGAATCTGCGAGGTAAGATCAGAGCCGCTTTCTGAAGCTTTGAGAATGTTAGTTAAATATTTTTCAATCAGTTCATGGTTTTCAATTCGTTTCAAACCAAGCGAGGCATAACCTTTAATTGCTGCAAGAATGTTATTAAAATCATGAGCGATACCTGCCGCAAGCGAACCAATCGTATTTAATTTCTGCGATTCAATTAACTGATGCTCCAGAAATTTTGTTTTAGTTATATTTTGAAGTACAAGAATTAATGTTTTATCGGTAACCTTTTCTGAACACTTCAACCAAATTGGATCACCATTTGCAGACCGCAGCTCCATTTCAAATGGATTAAAGTCTGCTCTATTACCATCTGCAATTTTTGTTTGAATAAGAGTTTTTAAGTTAGAAAGTTTAACTTTATAAATGGGAAGAATTTTTTGCCACCCCTCATTCGCGAGTTCTGTCTTCTGGCAGCCAAGTATCCTTTCAGAATTCCCAACTATTTCGATTGCTTGTGCTTTTGAGTCGATCGTTAAATAGATACATGATGCAAACTCATCAAAAACAGTTTCCTGCTCGGACGAAAATTTGGTGTAATGGTCTATGATTTTTTGAGTTAGAAGATTTCTAAGCTTACTGATCAAGATAGAGAAATTTCGATCTTTCATTATTAAATCAGTAGCGCCGAATTTGTCCGCTTCTTGATTTATTTCATCGCGTTCGAGCGCAGTGATTAAAAATAAAGGAATGTAAGAGTTCTGTTTCCTTATTTCCCTGATTTCTTCTAAACCGTTTCTACCGGTTAATCGGTAATCAATTACAATAGCATCAAAATCGTTTGAACTTAGAAAATCTATCCAATTTGGAGCGTGGGTTATACCATGATATTCTGCTTCAGGAAGATCTCTCTGTAATACCTTTCTCATTAACGAAAGTTCGACCGGATTATCATCCAAGAACAATAATTTCAAATTAAATTCGTTCAATTTGAATTCTCGTCGATTATTTGTCGTTTCACTTCAAGATTTAATTGTTCCATACGATAGCGCAGCTTTGATCTCGATAATCCTAAAATCTTTGCGGCTCTAACTTGATTTCCCCCTGTGATTTCAAGGGTTTTCATTATGAGGTCTCTCAAAACAACATCGATAGAGATTCCGCTTCTGGGAATATTCAACATATATTTCTCCCCATCTTTTTGGTTTGACGCAATTTTATCGCTCTCGAGAAATTTCATGTGATCAGGACGAATTGTATCGCCTGTCATTAATAGTACGGCTCTCTCAATTGAGTTACGAAGTTCACGAACATTTCCAGGCCAGTGATATTTTTGCATGATTTCGAGGAGTTCAGGATCGATTCTTTTCACATCTTTACCAAAAGCTTTATTGAATTCATCTAAAAATGCGTAAGCGAGAAAATTCACATCCCCTTCCCGGTATCTTAGCGGCGGAACATAGATCGTAGCAACATTCAGTCTGTAATAAAGATCTTCCCGAAAAGTCTTATCATCCACACATTTACGAAGGTCTTTATTAGTTGCTGCAATTATTCTCACATTTACATTAATTTCTTTTGTCCCCCCAAGACGAAAGTATTTACGTTCTTGAAGAACCCGGAGTAATTTTACTTGCAGGTCGAGACTAAGCTCAGCAATTTCGTCGAGCATAATTGTCCCTCCATCAGCAAGCTCGAATTTTCCCATTCTTGTCTTTTCGCCAGCACCGGTATAAGCTCCTTTTTCACTTCCGAAGAATTCACTCTCCGCTAATTCACGCGGTATTGCACCGCAATTTATTGTTATGAATGGGCCATTTTTTCTTGAGGAATTATAATGAATGAACTTGGCAATCATTTCTTTTCCGCTTCCACTTTCACCTTCAATTAATATTGTAGTGCTGTCGCTCTGGGACATTTTTTGTACAGCATCTAAAGTAGATACAATTGTTTTACTCTTGCCGAACATTTCTCTTGTAATTTCCCCTTCTTCATGAAGCAGACGAAGTCTATTAACTTCTTTTTGCAGCTGAACGTGCTTTAAAGTTTTTGTAATGATAAGTTCTAATTGATCAAGATTGATCGGCTTTAAGATAAAATCAATTGCACCAAGCTTAATTGCAGTTACTGCTGTCTGAACATCAGCATAGCCGGTGATCATCACAACAGGAATTTGATGATAGTCTTTGTGCAATTGTTTCAAAATATCGATGCCATTTACATCGCCTAAGAAGATATCGAGTAGAATCATTTCAGGCTGATGCTGATTAACATAATTAATCACCTCATTTCCATTTTCACAAATTTCTACCTTGTAAGTATCCTTTGACAGTGCTCGCTTCAATGAGGAGGTCACTAATGAATCATCATCGATAACCAGTATTTTGGATTCCATCTATTCCTCTATTTCTTAAAAGTAAATATTACTGAGATTGTATCGTTTGAGTAATTATTCTCTATACTAAAATTCATTAATTGTTTAATGTTCTTATTCATTTCCTTTAGAATTTTCTCATCCATCATTTTTCGAGGAAAAAGAGGATTAAAAATTTGTTCAAATAAAGATTTATCGTTTCCGCAATTTGGTGAAGAAATTTCCAATACAACTTGCTCAGGTTCATTCTTTGTTTCGATTTTAATTGTTGGATTTTCTTTCGACATTAGCCCAACAAAATCTATAGTGTTCAAAAGTAATTTTGATACGATTGTTCGGTTGAGTTCAATAAAATCAATTTCCACATCGTATTTCGTTTTCACCTCTACGAATTTTGATTTTATGCTCTCTTCTTTTTCTCTCAGAGTTTCTGAAAGTAATTGGTTTAAGTCTTCGCGTGATGTAAAAAACTTTTTACAGTTAATAAAATTACTGAAGTTGTTAATATTCTCTTGAATCTCTTTCGCGGAAGTTAGAATGTGCTGAAGATGTTCTTTGTTTGAATCATTCTGCATTTCATCTTTTTGAGAGAGAAGCTTCGAGTTGATCAGAATAGAAGACAAGCGATTATTTATCTCATGGAATAATTGAGACTGTATCTTTAAGAAATTTTCATTCTCTACACCGGATTTAACTACCTCCGAGATCTTCGAAATCAAATCAATAGAGGAAATAAGTTGTGACGGAACATCGTTTACCTCAATCTGTCTTTCGAATTTTAGGTTACTATTGGTTTCTGTCACCCTATTTACCAATAGTATTCTCTTTGCAGCTGAATTTTTCAAAAGAAAAATAATTTGAACATCCGATTTTGCAATCATC
It contains:
- a CDS encoding sigma-54-dependent Fis family transcriptional regulator — encoded protein: MESKILVIDDDSLVTSSLKRALSKDTYKVEICENGNEVINYVNQHQPEMILLDIFLGDVNGIDILKQLHKDYHQIPVVMITGYADVQTAVTAIKLGAIDFILKPINLDQLELIITKTLKHVQLQKEVNRLRLLHEEGEITREMFGKSKTIVSTLDAVQKMSQSDSTTILIEGESGSGKEMIAKFIHYNSSRKNGPFITINCGAIPRELAESEFFGSEKGAYTGAGEKTRMGKFELADGGTIMLDEIAELSLDLQVKLLRVLQERKYFRLGGTKEINVNVRIIAATNKDLRKCVDDKTFREDLYYRLNVATIYVPPLRYREGDVNFLAYAFLDEFNKAFGKDVKRIDPELLEIMQKYHWPGNVRELRNSIERAVLLMTGDTIRPDHMKFLESDKIASNQKDGEKYMLNIPRSGISIDVVLRDLIMKTLEITGGNQVRAAKILGLSRSKLRYRMEQLNLEVKRQIIDENSN
- a CDS encoding response regulator; translated protein: MKLLFLDDNPVELSLMRKVLQRDLPEAEYHGITHAPNWIDFLSSNDFDAIVIDYRLTGRNGLEEIREIRKQNSYIPLFLITALERDEINQEADKFGATDLIMKDRNFSILISKLRNLLTQKIIDHYTKFSSEQETVFDEFASCIYLTIDSKAQAIEIVGNSERILGCQKTELANEGWQKILPIYKVKLSNLKTLIQTKIADGNRADFNPFEMELRSANGDPIWLKCSEKVTDKTLILVLQNITKTKFLEHQLIESQKLNTIGSLAAGIAHDFNNILAAIKGYASLGLKRIENHELIEKYLTNILKASESGSDLTSQILAFSKRVASKEKVLDFNRRIKEAVSILQKVLNPKIEIVFQLEHNLPKVFIDPGHAIQIVLNLCLNASDAMPNGGKLTLTTKTESSREKNIKFSVTDTGFGIKINQQEKIFDPFFTSKSGSKGTGLGLSVVKNIVDSYFGRIEFATKENEGTTFNVYLPVTHRIEEEELLEDSFARGGNEGLLIVDDEKSIRDFSSEYLSDLGYRIFTAEDGDAALNIFNANINEINLIILDLTLPKVSGLEVLEHVKKISPHTKIILTSGYMIEKDSSNIEESKIDDFIQKPYTVEKLAKVVRKNLDTK
- a CDS encoding HAMP domain-containing histidine kinase → MTKINLFIKDTVLGELIQEILVSESYMFSIIEYENAFRLAQLTEFDLLIIDSEMIAKSDVQIIFLLKNSAAKRILLVNRVTETNSNLKFERQIEVNDVPSQLISSIDLISKISEVVKSGVENENFLKIQSQLFHEINNRLSSILINSKLLSQKDEMQNDSNKEHLQHILTSAKEIQENINNFSNFINCKKFFTSREDLNQLLSETLREKEESIKSKFVEVKTKYDVEIDFIELNRTIVSKLLLNTIDFVGLMSKENPTIKIETKNEPEQVVLEISSPNCGNDKSLFEQIFNPLFPRKMMDEKILKEMNKNIKQLMNFSIENNYSNDTISVIFTFKK